The genomic DNA CAATATGCGAAAAATATCCCGAATAAGGCTGCGAAGAATGTGGAAAAAAACGTAACCTTAAGTGTGAGATAGAGAGGATGTCTGATGGAGTCCCAATCTAAAGTATCCATCAAACTAACTTAAATTTTAGAATTCCATAATGTTAGGGAAGAGATTGTGGTTAACGCCCAAAAAGAACAGAACGCATAAAAGTTGAAATTATAATAATAGTCCTGGTCTCTGATAAAACTCACGAAGAATACGTCCGGCAATAAGACCCCAAGCAGTAATAATATCCCAGAAAATCCTTGGAGGATAACTATCGTTTTGCCGACCCACTCACTTCTCCAGAAACCGCCAAAGAAAAATGTCAAAAAGCAAGGAATGATGAAAAATATATTTGCTGCAGTCCTTACATTCACTTCTTCTAAGCCGCTACGGATAGGTTCTATTCCGAAAAAGCTACCTAACTTAGAGATCAGGTCCTGCCCTGACTCTACTCCTAGATTAATGGAGTAATTGATCCAACTTCCTAAGCTAAAGAATAACTGAAGTAATGCCAAAACGAAGATCAACTTTTCCTTTCCGCTTTTTTCAGAATAGAATTCTATAAATCTTCCTAAAAGTTGGGAAAGAAATCTTTTCCACCCGTTTAGCACAACTGGTGTTGCTGGCAAAGCTAAACTTAGATCTCTGAGCAGGTTTTTGATCATCCTAGAGAAACCGTCATTTCCACTTCTAACGGAGCTCCTAAAGGAAGGGCGGAATTTCCCACAGCAAAGCGCGCATGACGTCCTGCTTCTCCAAAAATACTTAATAGCAGATTGGATGCATGATTTGCGACTAGATGTTGTTCGGTAAAATCGGGGCTGGAGGCCACGAATACTCCTATCTTCACGATACTCTTTACTTTATCCAAATCACCGATCACTCCCGCGATCGCTGCAAGACCGTTCAATGCTGCTTGTTCCGCAGCGGCCTTCACGTCATCAATCGAAAGTCCGGCGCCCAAAGTCCCTGTAAGCATAAGCTTGCCATCTTTCATGGGTAATTGGCCGGAAGTGAATACCAGATTTCCTGTTTGTATGGCAGGTATATAAGCGGCAATCGCCTTAGGTGCCGGTGGGAGTTCCAACCCAAGGGATTTGATTTTTTCGAGTATGCTCATTCTATGAGGGCTTCCTTTTCCCGTTTCTCTTCTATTCCTGGATGGTTTCTCGTTTTTTCAAGCACGTATTTCGTTCCAGGTCCGGGGATTTTCCTTTACGTAGGGGAGTCTTTATGACAAGCTTCTTGTAGGCAAGCATGTCCTCAATACTTGAATTGGAACCTCACCCAGAATATCCGGAAGCCTATATGGTATGCCGTCGCACGGGGGTCCATTTCTATAAATTGGCAAAGGAAAGGGATTACGAAGATTCCTATTTTCAGGAAGAATACAAGAATCAGTACAAAAAGACCTACTACGAAGACGAACCTCAGCTTAGAAATTTAGCTAAGGCACGTTTAGAAATGATGAGCGCATTTCAAGATCCGAAAGGTAAAACTCTTTTCGAGATAGGATCTGCCGCTGGCTTCTTCTTATCCGAAGCGGAGAAGAAGGGATACAAAGTTAAAGGTCTGGAACTTTCGGTAGGCGAAGCGGAATACTCCAAAGATAAATTAGGTTTGGATGTTATATCCGGTTCGTTCTTAGATGATTCTATTTTTCCCAAAGAAACTTTCGATGCGGTCTGTGCGTTTTTTGTAATAGAACATTTTCCAAATGCGGAGCTTGTTTTCGAGAGGATCAACAAATTGTTAAAGCCGGGCGGGCTATTATTCTTAGGTCTTCCTTCATTGAATGGACCTTCTTTTCAAACCAATCCTGAAGAATGGTTTCGTACTCATCCGTCGGACCATTTTTGGGATTACTCACCCGATTCTCTGAAAAAAATGTTGAAAATGTACGGTCTCGTCACGGTATATAGGAAACCAATGTCATACCACCCTAATAGAGACAAGGGATGGAAAGGCAAATACCTGACACATCGGCTCTTTGTTCGCTACGCAAACCTCTCCTGCTACGCCGACACATTCCACTCAATCGCGATTAAAAAAATATGAAATTCGAAGAATTAAATCTAGAGCCTAACCTGCAAAAAGCAATCCAAGAAGCAGGATTTACTGAGCTCACTCCTATACAAGAAAAAGCAATCCCTCCCGGAATAGAAGGTAGGGATGTAACCGGTTTAGCACAAACTGGAACCGGTAAGACTGTGGCATTCTTGGTGCCTACCATTCACTCCATCTTGACAAGAGGAATACAAGGAGTCAGTACTCTGATCCTTGCTCCTACTAGAGAGTTAGTGATCCAAATTTCGGAAGAAGCCGAAAAGTTACTGAAACATACGGACTATAGAGTTGTCCCTATTATCGGTGGAACGGACTATAAAGTCCAGAACAGAGATCTAAACGGACTCAACGGTCTTATCGTTGCAACTCCGGGAAGATTGATCGACCTCGCAAGAAGTGGAAGTGCCGATCTTGAAAAGGTCGAGTTCTTCATTTTGGACGAAGCGGATCGTATGTTGGATATGGGTTTCATCTACGATATACGTTGGCTTCTTCATAAATGTAAGAATAGAAAACAAACTTTACTTTTCTCTGCAACTCTTTCGGTCGAAGTTATGCGTCTTGCATATCGTTTTATGAACGAGCCTGTGGAGATCCAGATCAATCCCGATAAACTGATCACAGAAAGAATAGATCAAAAACTGGTTCATTTAGGAAGAGAGGAGAAGTTACCTTATATGGTGAACTCCATTCTGGCTGAAGAACTAGAAGGACAAGGAATTATATTCACAAATTTTAAAGCGAATATTCCTAAAATAGTCAATTCTCTCAGAAAGTTCGGAATTCCTATCACAGGGATTTCTTCCGACTTAGATCAGAAAAAAAGACTTAGATTGATGAGGGATTTTAAATCCGGAAAGTTCAAGTTTATGGTCGCAACCGATGTTGCAAGCCGCGGTATCGACGTGGAGAATATCGAAGTAGTTTTCAATTTCGATCTTCCTCAGGATACTGAGAACTATGTGCATAGGATCGGAAGAACTGCAAGAGCAGGAAGAGTTGGTAAGTCGATCAGCTTCTGCTCCGAGTCCGATTATGTTGAATTGGAGAAGATCGAAAAATATCTGAAACAAAAGATAGATGTTCTGCCTGTTCACGAAGAAGCGCTTACATTCCCTGCCGGTGAGTTCCAAGTTTTCGTAGGTGGAGATGCATTTGATAATGCTCCTGTCGAAAGAAATGGGAACAGAAACCAAGGAAGAGGCGACAGAGGTCCTAAAAAACAAAGAAGTGATTTCCAACGTAACGGTAACAGCGGTGGGAACCAAAGAGGGGAAAAAACCTGGAACAAAGAATCTGGAGATCGCAAAAAAGATTTCAATAGAGATTCTGGAAATAGAAAGCAGAACGGCGGCCACAAAAAAAGACCGGAAGCAGCTATCCAAGAAGCCCAAGAGTTTTTACAAAAAGCGGACAGTGTATTCGGTTCTAATGGCGCTCGTAAAGATAGAAATCAGAAAAACCAGAACCAGAAGAAAGGAAAACAACGTTCCGATTTCCAAAAACAACATTCTCCAAATCATCAAAATCACGAGAATAAAAAACAGAAATCGAATTACGATAAGAGCAAACGTAACTTATTCGATATAAACGATTCTAAAAGATCTTCAGACAAGAAGAAGGGATCAATTTGGACAAGGATCAAATCCTTCTTTGGGGGTTAGGATTCTTTCTACTTTTTAGCGCGCCCGTTTTTGCCGAGTCCAAAATACAGACCATCGGCAAGAGCGGATACGTTTCCTTCGAGGAGATCCGTAAAAAGATCCCTGGACTACAATCCAAATTTGAGTCTGCTACATTAGTAGGCTCTATCTCTCATGCCTCCGGTGAGATCCGATTTCGGATCGGTGCTTCCTTTTATGCAATCAATGGTAGTTTAGAAAAAACGAATTTACCAGTGGTCTATAAAGAGAAAGATTTCTTACTTCCTCCAGACCTGGTCGAGGCGATCTTTGTACGCCTATTACCCGGAGACGTAAGTTACGAATTTAAAGAAGACGAACTTATATTCGATCTATTGCCTAAAGCAGAAAGATTAAAACTTTCCGCTATCATAGTGGATGCGGGACATGGTGGAAAAGATCCGGGGACTTCTTCAGATAAAGGGACCCAGGAAAAGTTAGTTTCTCTACAAGTGGCTCGCTTCCTGAAAAAATTCCTGAACAAGGTTTATCCTGAAGTTAGAGTGATCCTGACCAGGTCCAATGATTCATTTATTGAATTAGAGAGAAGGTCAGAGATTGCGAATCGAGAGACCCAAAAAGGCGGCTCGGTTTTATTCGTAAGTTTGCACTGTAATGCTTCGATTTCTTCCGATGTGAACGGATTCGAAGTGTATTATTTATCCCAGACCCCGAGTACAGAGACTGCAAGAGAAGTCTCATTATTCGAAAATGGGATTTCCGGCAAAAAAAACGGGACCTCCTACGGGAAAATCCAGGCTGGAATGATGTCCTCTATGATCCAAAGAAGAAGCCGCCTTCTTGCAAGAAGTGTCGAATCCGAGATGAAAAAAAACCTTGGTCCAAAGATATTGTCTAGAGGAGTGAAGAAAGCGGACTTTTCCGTGCTTAGGGGAAGTTTGATGCCTGCAATCCTAGTCGAAATGGGTTACCTCACCCATAATAAGGAATCAGAGGTATTGGCTGATAAAACTCACCAAGTAAAATTGGCCAAAAGTATATTAGAAGGTGTGAGAGCGTATGAACTTGCAAAAGATTAAGGAAATTTGGAATCGCTTCCTCTCTCATTTGGATACTTTCTATACTTGGGTTTTTGAATTAGCAACGAGAGCAGCCGATTCCAAAGAATCCAAAAGAATTTTATTCTTAACTTATTCTTGGATCATCGTATTATTATTCTTAACCGGTTTCATTCTCGCAGGAAAAAATCCATTAAAACTACTCGTTCCATTTACATTATATGATCTACCTAACTTAGATCCTAGAAAGGAAATCGTAATATACGGTTCAGATGGAGAAGGCGAGGTATTCCCAGTAAAAAGAAAGGTCCTCTTAACGGGCGAAGATTTCAGACATGATGTTCTGACTTTAATTGGAGAAGCGGGCGAGTCTAGTTATTTCGATCCTACTGTTCCAAATGCTTCTGCACAATATAGAAACCTGAAAAAACTTCCGAACTTGCAGGACTCAGTGATCTCTATCTGGAAAAGAGGAGATGTATTGATCTTGGATCTGAGAAAATCCACATTGGAAAATCTACTTTCCGATATGAAATTCAGGATCGATTATACTTACGCAAGTCAGATGACAGAAGAACAAAAGTCTGCAGAGATAGAGCGTAAAAAATTGGGCCTATTATCTTCCGCATTCTTAGCGACGGAAAGAACCTTATTCGAAAACTATCCTGACCTAAATCGGATCGAATACAAGTTAGGCGGAGAAGTGGGAGATCTGCTCGGTTTAAGCTATTTGCTCTCTTCTGCTCACACAAGACAGCCCTGAGATTTATCCGGTATTCCGGAGTTTTCTCTCTAAATTAACTGGACGAAAGGGTTGTTTTGACCCATTTCGGAGCCGATAGTATTAAAGACATGTCCGGGTCCAAACGTACACTATTAGTCGTTTTTATTCTTTTGATCTCCGGGCTCATACTATCCGCAGCTCCCGATCTGCAAAATTCTCCTGATGTAACAAATATCAACGATTTCCGCACAGATCGTGTAGCATTTCATTATATTCAATTGGTAGATAAAGAAGGTAAGGCGCTTCCGGAAAGAAATCTGAATCGAGATACTTCTGAGGCCACGTTACTCATCATTGATAGAGGACAACTTACTCTTTTAAAGGATGGGTTTGACGATCCAGCTCAGATAAAGGATAAGGAAAAGGATTATTTAAATAAGATTTATAAATTCACCAGACTAAAAGACCTGGAACAAGAATATTATAAATTACCGGAATCGGAAAGAACCAAACCTTCTTCTAAAACAGAACCAAACCAGGCGGAAACAAACAAACCGAATAATACTCCGGGAACTTCTGCAGAGCCGGAAGAGAAGAATAAGGAATTTGATCTTCTATTAAAATATGATGATGAACTTCTGAAGTCTTATGCGGCGGAGAAGGCTGCCTATGCGGAATATTCGAGGACGGAACGTATTTACGGAAAAGATTCTCCAAAAACGAGTTCTCTTAGAGCAAGATTCGAAGAACAAAAATCTAAAACTCAGGAAAGGAAAAAATTCCTATTAGGTTTTTTGCATAATACTTCCGCAGATTCGAATCCTTATCCTGGCGATAGAAAAGAACAGATATTTTATACGAATCATTCCAACGGACTTCCTGATTTCTATCTCCATTCTACCACTCCAAGAGAAGTAGACGGCCTCATAAAAGGAGAAGAAGAAGTCGGAAAAAAATACGGACAACTTTTTAAAACTGCTATTGATCGATTGATAGATTCTCAGATAGATAAATTATACTATTATATTTGGAACCGGGACATGACAAACACCCGGATCAAAGTGGATCGTTTTTTAAAAGGGAAGAAGGTCACAGTTGTCACAGGTGACTCCACAGTTTATACGATGATAGACAAAGAAGGGGATGGGATTACTGAATCCTTCTTCGTAGATTCTCCCGGACTAAAATTTTCTTGGGGAAAAGAAGTCCCAA from Leptospira hartskeerlii includes the following:
- a CDS encoding class I SAM-dependent methyltransferase, giving the protein MSSILELEPHPEYPEAYMVCRRTGVHFYKLAKERDYEDSYFQEEYKNQYKKTYYEDEPQLRNLAKARLEMMSAFQDPKGKTLFEIGSAAGFFLSEAEKKGYKVKGLELSVGEAEYSKDKLGLDVISGSFLDDSIFPKETFDAVCAFFVIEHFPNAELVFERINKLLKPGGLLFLGLPSLNGPSFQTNPEEWFRTHPSDHFWDYSPDSLKKMLKMYGLVTVYRKPMSYHPNRDKGWKGKYLTHRLFVRYANLSCYADTFHSIAIKKI
- a CDS encoding LIC_10740 family protein, producing MNLQKIKEIWNRFLSHLDTFYTWVFELATRAADSKESKRILFLTYSWIIVLLFLTGFILAGKNPLKLLVPFTLYDLPNLDPRKEIVIYGSDGEGEVFPVKRKVLLTGEDFRHDVLTLIGEAGESSYFDPTVPNASAQYRNLKKLPNLQDSVISIWKRGDVLILDLRKSTLENLLSDMKFRIDYTYASQMTEEQKSAEIERKKLGLLSSAFLATERTLFENYPDLNRIEYKLGGEVGDLLGLSYLLSSAHTRQP
- a CDS encoding N-acetylmuramoyl-L-alanine amidase family protein, whose product is MDKDQILLWGLGFFLLFSAPVFAESKIQTIGKSGYVSFEEIRKKIPGLQSKFESATLVGSISHASGEIRFRIGASFYAINGSLEKTNLPVVYKEKDFLLPPDLVEAIFVRLLPGDVSYEFKEDELIFDLLPKAERLKLSAIIVDAGHGGKDPGTSSDKGTQEKLVSLQVARFLKKFLNKVYPEVRVILTRSNDSFIELERRSEIANRETQKGGSVLFVSLHCNASISSDVNGFEVYYLSQTPSTETAREVSLFENGISGKKNGTSYGKIQAGMMSSMIQRRSRLLARSVESEMKKNLGPKILSRGVKKADFSVLRGSLMPAILVEMGYLTHNKESEVLADKTHQVKLAKSILEGVRAYELAKD
- a CDS encoding RidA family protein; translated protein: MSILEKIKSLGLELPPAPKAIAAYIPAIQTGNLVFTSGQLPMKDGKLMLTGTLGAGLSIDDVKAAAEQAALNGLAAIAGVIGDLDKVKSIVKIGVFVASSPDFTEQHLVANHASNLLLSIFGEAGRHARFAVGNSALPLGAPLEVEMTVSLG
- a CDS encoding DEAD/DEAH box helicase, with the protein product MKFEELNLEPNLQKAIQEAGFTELTPIQEKAIPPGIEGRDVTGLAQTGTGKTVAFLVPTIHSILTRGIQGVSTLILAPTRELVIQISEEAEKLLKHTDYRVVPIIGGTDYKVQNRDLNGLNGLIVATPGRLIDLARSGSADLEKVEFFILDEADRMLDMGFIYDIRWLLHKCKNRKQTLLFSATLSVEVMRLAYRFMNEPVEIQINPDKLITERIDQKLVHLGREEKLPYMVNSILAEELEGQGIIFTNFKANIPKIVNSLRKFGIPITGISSDLDQKKRLRLMRDFKSGKFKFMVATDVASRGIDVENIEVVFNFDLPQDTENYVHRIGRTARAGRVGKSISFCSESDYVELEKIEKYLKQKIDVLPVHEEALTFPAGEFQVFVGGDAFDNAPVERNGNRNQGRGDRGPKKQRSDFQRNGNSGGNQRGEKTWNKESGDRKKDFNRDSGNRKQNGGHKKRPEAAIQEAQEFLQKADSVFGSNGARKDRNQKNQNQKKGKQRSDFQKQHSPNHQNHENKKQKSNYDKSKRNLFDINDSKRSSDKKKGSIWTRIKSFFGG